gcaaaaggcggggcttataccctgaatatccgccaatgtctaacctattgctttcttcctcCTTTGGAGCACCGCAGGGGTGGAATCTAtatgcacgttagttaagcacgaggaaagaataacatgtaaagtggaacaagggactagaaactcatacctgaggtgtgaaggcaaaggctttaactccaaggtgggaggctcctcgattgagggatttgttggtggagtctttcgGTTTTTGAGATCTaaggaaagttttcggggctCATAAGTATATGATCTTATTCCTTGCAAAGCAGTGAAACAAtctacaaagccttccttctcatcctcatcatgattcaacaacacaacTTCCAAGGTATCTTCAACATTTATCATAGCACTTGTGTaatcaacaattacttcggtcataagatccacgaacgaacacacttcgttgctatttggctgcctcattgatttacaaacatggaacaccaATTTTTCACGGTCCATCCGGAAGGTGAGCTCACCAtcttccacatcaactaaggccttccatgtaacaaggaaaggtctccccaaaatGATTGGCACCCCGTAgccaacctcacagtcaagtatcacaaaatttatgggaaggatgaacttgtcgacccgaactaacacatcatcaattatccccaatggccttttcattgtccgatacaccatttgcaacctcatggatgtgggtcttggttgcccaatccctaACTTTTTGAACacagaatagggcatcaagtaAATGCTTGCCCCTAagtcacataaagctttggcgaaatcggcactcctaatagtgcacgggattgtaaaagcaccggggtcttccaactttggagccatggagtgcacaatagcactcacatgatgtgtcattttgatcatttcatAGTTCATTAATCTCTTCTTTattaccaaatccttcatgaacttggcatatcccgacatTTGTTCTAAAGCTTCAACCAAcggcacatttatggacaaacgtttcatcatatcaatgaatttcttgaattgattctcattgtATTGCTTTGAaggtctttgagggtatggaggaagAGGCCTTAGCATTgatgccttagcctttggcactactgGCTCCGGCATGTCAatcacgtgctccctagacgggttcacttcttcttgcgtctcctccacattttcatcaatatcaatcctcgcttcttcattagcttgaacatcattgcttggctcatcatcatcttgcaccaacacatcatcacctacatgtcttctttggtttgaggtactagcaactccacctctcTCTCTTCTTGTTGTCACAGCCATTGCATGCCCCGTATTCCTacctttcgggttcaccaccATATCACTAAGTAATTCCTCATTTGGGcgagtatttaaagcttgagaaatttggccaagttgaacctctgAGTTGCGGATAgtagtgttgtgggaggctaattgggcaTCGGAGTCGGTGTTTTTCTCCgtcatttgcttaaacatgttttcaatccgtcacatttcactattggaagaactaggaccttgcgacggatatggaggcgggttgtttggttgttgatacatcgggggcctctgaaagcccgacccccgatatccttgattgctattgttccaacccccttgattattgttgcctccccaattgctttgattgttgccaccccaattaccttgattatttcctccccaaTTACCTTTATTACCTTGATTACCCtaattgctttgattattgttgttgccaccactctaatttccttggtggccttagttgttccaatttccttggttttcTTGTGATctctattgttgttgatttggagcattgcttctttgaccttgataattgttaaCATATTAAACCTCTTCATCTTGCTCATTatatgaatcatcttgattatacccaATATTACTTTTCGCAAATTGTTCCggatggttttgtacttgttgacctcgTTGCCGTCTCTTatttaccatcatgttcaccccttccataGCATTCACCTGTTTCAGCActtgaacctgttgaagttgagccttggccaattggttcatagtggttgtcaactccgcaatagcttgcccatgatcatgtagctccttgtgaataacatttgggtcaccctgaggaacattggctctactttgccacgtcgaagaggtgtccgccatctcatccaagatttcacaagcttcagaataaggcgtgttcatgaagttacccccagcgagttgatttaccacacactgattCATTGTGTTGATCCTCCTGTATAAGGTTTCTTGGCTCATGGCCTTGATCATATCATTGTTTGTCCATTCTTTgaccatggtacgatatctttcccaaatctcgtgcaatggctcattCGACTCTTGTTTGAAAGCTAGAATTTCATCTcttagtgtagccatgtgccccggagagaataatttggcaatgaacttcttggccaactcatcccaagtgtggatggaatgaCTGGTCAATCTCTCTAACCAATCCAAATCCTTTCCCCGGAGAGAAAAGGGAAGCAGCCTTAACCGCagtgcatcctcggagacatttgtttgcttgctcccccaacaagtatcaatgAAACCCTTGAGATTCTTGTAGGCATTTTGGTATGGAGCTCTGATGAAGAAACCACACTGATCAAGCAGTGTAAGTATCAtgttggttatttggaagttgcccacCCTAATCTGGGAcaggactattgcacttgcatagccctCGTTCGGCAACAACCGGTGTGTTGCGCtgggtggaggtgggggagggtttgggacattatcatgaggcggtcggcctcgcctgTTTACTTGAGGCTCGGGATGAACCCCATCCACTTGATCATACTCTACCTCCTCCCCAAATGGTAAATTTCTGAGGGGCTCGTTGTTAAGGGCCATTTTGAACCTAAAAGtaattcacaaacaaaattagtgactcggaaggaaagatagacaaaacatacaaatacctagatatatagctaaatccgtttaactccctagcaacggcgccaaaaattgatctcggccaaacccacaccacaattaagtagtgaggcggtcggtgcaataataaacccaacgaaggtcgggatcgaatccacagggagttagaatatgggattaggtgtatatctaagttaattgcaagttttggctccaattacacttccacaaacttgattggtgttctacttctactttaccctattgtttgcaagtataaaactaaggacaatattttgggttttgagcttttcaaatgattaaaagggactaAGGTCGTGACTTAtacctaggtggttatctaatgggttgtaaactccaaGAAAAATTTGATTATCTGGGGTCGTGATGTAGCAATTACATCccggtactcactctatacctctcggtagtttgagtgattttgtccaatttggctttcttaagtccaattgggtatttgcacaatacaagtgatattagcttaagtcaggtattactatctctaggtttaaacCTTTAATTatggctatcaatttcttgagttcaccccaatttcttgttagccaagttttcctagacttagtctctctttctcaggtagaggctaagtcaaataggcatgaatcaatgtttgcaaccattgattctagggttcaatcaagaacaaggctaaatatcactaacccaatcaaaaataagccctaaattaaacacccagcaaatacccatactagggttgggtcacaaccctagctaaagatttagctGCTAATGAAAAGTACAGAAATCAAATAAGAAATTAGGATAGAAAGCAtattaattgattagggaaagaaaatctaatgtataGATGTTAATCTATTACAAAACTCctcaaaatagcaaagaaaaCAGCTCAGGTGCTCTTCTCCAACATCACTTAACCTAAAAatacaaaaagttctatttatactaagctgaaaatatctgacaaaattgcccctgtggaggttgtgcggccgcataattctggtgcggtccgcacattgagcTTCTggggccgcacaattattgtgtggtccgcattCTTGGATTTTTGGGCTTGGAACTTTGGGGCTTCTTCGGTCCACATAAAAACGAGTGCGGCCGCGCTTCTGATTGTGCGACCACATAAAAATGATGTGGTTCGCACTCCTTGATTTTGAACTTGAATCCAACTCTCGGATTCTTCACTCCTGCGGACCGTATaatagtgagtgcggccgcacttgatattttgcggccgcacaattttggtgcggtccgcaaTCCTTCAGCTTGCCCAAATACCATTCTCTGAATCCCCTctttgcggccgcacttgaattgtgcggtccgcactgctgGCCTTTTTGCCCTATTTTGGTTCTTattcacttttgactcctttatgagttgattttgacttctttggctcataTCCTAATATTCCTACAAGAAAGCACATtttgttagttttcgggaatgcctttaagtatttttgagctaaatcgcaAGTACAAAAGAGCAAATaatcggtcaaaatccctacttatcacggggtgataagggtggctataggagcgataagggaggctatatgaccgataagggtggctattgatattgtcagggcggagggataagggtggctattattatggagtgatacgggtggctattgatattgtcagggcggtgggataaaggtggctattattTTGGAGTGatagggtggctataggagagataagggtgactattgtcaaggatgatatgtgatgatgtgggattattgtgttggtgatttttatatgatgttgtgatttttctggtatttattttatatcttgtgcaacttctcttgttatttcggtaaatgtgataatagtctgattcatgttaaaattgtgagcctgtggctattgccgggcggtttttattattggcatgtgagttgtccgtgtggttatgaaagaaatgtgggcacgaggtgccggagaaatatgataattttattattggcacgtgagttgtctgtgcagttgtgaaagaaatataggcacgaggtgccgtggaaatatgaaagtgggctgagacccgtaattttataattatgaaatgaggtgtcatatggtgacttttacctgaaaggaattatattcgaaagatatttatttgagagaattatatttgaaagatatttatttgaaagaattatattcgaaagatatttatttgaaagaattatatttggatgatatttatttgaaggaagtatattcaaaatatatttactggaaaggattatattctaaagatttttatttgaaaaacttatagatgaaagatgtattttttgaaggacttgattattggttgtaAATGTATTCTTCA
The DNA window shown above is from Nicotiana tomentosiformis chromosome 8, ASM39032v3, whole genome shotgun sequence and carries:
- the LOC138898077 gene encoding uncharacterized protein, yielding MTEKNTDSDAQLASHNTTIRNSEVQLGQISQALNTRPNEELLSDMVVNPKGRNTGHAMAVTTRRERGGVAKARIDIDENVEETQEEVNPSREHVIDMPEPVVPKAKASMLRPLPPYPQRPSKQYNENQFKKFIDMMKRLSINVPLVEALEQMSGYAKFMKDLVIKKRLMNYEMIKMTHHVSAIVHSMAPKLEDPGAFTIPCTIRSADFAKALCDLGASIYLMPYSVFKKLGIGQPRPTSMRLQMVGYGVPIILGRPFLVTWKALVDVEDGELTFRMDREKLVFHVCKSMRQPNSNEVCSFVDLMTEVIVDYTSAMINVEDTLEVVLLNHDEDEKEGFVDCFTALQGIRSYTYEPRKLSLDLKNRKTPPTNPSIEEPPTLELKPLPSHLRYEFLVPCSTLHILISPEDQEKTTFTCPYGTFTFLRMPFGLCNTPTNFQQCMIAIFTDMVEDFLEVFMDDFSVMGNSFEECLDNLDKVLARCEETNLILNWDKCHFMVKEGIVLGHKISKNGIEVDKAKNEVISKLPPPTSVKGVRSFLGHAGFYRRFIKDFSKVVNPLCKLLEKDSKFLFNEDCMKAFELLKYKFTTTHIITAPNWSLAFELMCDASDVAVRVVLGQRINKIFHPVYYASKIMNEA